The genomic interval CATCCGGCAGAACGCAGGCGCAGTCCGACGCGGACATGGACAAGGCGCTTAAAGAAGCGAATGATAAAGGCGTTCCGATTTATACGATTGGCCTAAATGCAAATGGAAAACTAAATGAATCTGCGCTTGCTAAGCTATCGGAAATAACCGGCGGGAAATCATTCGCGACCGATTCGGCTGACGATTTGCCGCGAATTTTGAGCGAAATTTTTGCCAGCCATCTTGAGCTGAACGTCGTACCGGTTGATTCTTTGACGGCAAACGGCAGCTATCAGGATGTGAAAATTTCAGTTCCCAACTCGAATGTACTAGAAGCAAATATTTCGATTATGTCGAGCAAGCCGGTTGAGGCGAAGCTCGTAGATCCATCTGGCAACGCTATTCCTATTCCTTCGAATGGCGTCTTGCTATCGAGCTCGAAGAGCTATTCCTTGCTGAAGCTGTTAAAGCCGTCGGAAGGCGATTGGAAGCTTCAAATCAAAGGCGTGAATCGCGATAAAATCGACATTAATCTTATTTTCAACTATGACTTAAGTCTTGCTATGGATCCACTAGCCAAAGCGACCTATTCCAAGGGCGACAAGGTGACGATCAATTCTTATCTCGTAAGCGGCGGAAAAAAACTGGAAGACACCTCCCAGTACAGCAACATGAGCGCGGTTTTACTCGTTAAAGACTTAGACACGGGCAAAACCGAGGAAATACCGATGGAGAATGCGGGCGACCATTTTGCAGGCTCCTACAAAATACCTGAGAAGCATGACTATGAGATTATAGTGAAGGCCAAAGAGAAAAGCTTTTTCCGAGAGACCGATGCGGTTAAGATTTCGGCAAAGGCGGGAACAACGGGGCAGACGCCAAAGCCGGAGGCAGATAAAGAAGAGAAGCCGTTCCCGGTTGTACCTGTTGTAATTGGCGTTATAGGTCTAGCGGCATTGCTTGCAGCAGCTTACTTTATATTAAGAGTGCTGAAACAAGCGAACCGTGGGTTTGTTGGGCAACTCGTCATTGAAATTCGAGATGAGAATACAGGTGACAAAACGTCGCCGCAGTACAAGAAGCTGACAGCCTTCAAAGGCAAGTTGCAGCTTCACCAGCTGTTGCAGCTAGCGCCTGAGCTGAAGGAAACCGACAAGGTCATTTTCAAGCCGGGAAGCAATGATCGTATCGTTCTGCAAAATGGTTCCTCCTGCACAATTGAGAAATCGGGACGAGCAGTGGATGCGACGCGTGCATTGGAAATGAAAAGCGGAGACCGTATTACGGTTTCATTGAAACAAATAGACAAAACGATATTCATTGAATATCTCGTATAAATAGAGCCCTGGAGGTAATGAAAAATGAAACCGATCGTAAGAGAACACATACAGCAGCTTGACGTTTCGCTTGGCGGAGGTATTGTCAGCGAGAAAATTCGGGTAGACACCATAGATAATCCCATTCTGATCATTGGACTTGGCGGTACCGGTATTGATGCGCTTCTGCGCCTGAAATACCAGATCAATCGCCGCTTTAAGCTTCCTGAGGATCCCGTTTCCAAAAGAAAACGCGAGAAGCCTGATAATGTGGAATTTCTTGCTTTTGAAACGAATGAACAGGACCGCAATAAAAAGTATAAAGGGATCGGTCTTGATCCTATTAATGAATTTGTGCTGCTATCTAATGCAGAGGTTGGAGGACTGCTGCAAAATCGCAGCATTTTGGAGCCGTACATCACGGACTGGCTGTCGCCAGAGCTAAGTATAACTGATGGCATGAATGGTGCAGCTGGCGTTCGACAAGCAGGTCGGCTTCTGCTGTTTACGAAGATCAATCAAGTGGTGCAGAGCATCGACAAAAAAATTAAGACGTTATCCGTCGGGACGAACAAAAAGCTGATGGTGTTTCTGCTAACCGGCTTGTCTGGCGGAACAGGAAGCGGCTGCTTCCTCGATATCTCTTATATCGTTCGAGGAATTATAGAGCGTGATCACGGATCAGCCGGCATTGACCGCGTTAATACGCTTGGTTATTTGTTTACGCCGGATATTAACCTTGCAAGCAAAAGCTTGAGCGACCATACACGTGAGTACATTAAGAAAAATGGCTATGCTGCACTGAAGGAACTGGACTATTGGATGAATGTGGACAGCCGCGGCGAGAGGTTTACGCAGCAATATGGCAATATTTTAAACGTTAATTCGCCGCTCCCACCATTTAATTTATGCCATCTCATCTCGGCTACAAATGCTGAGGGCAAGCTGCTTGAAAATGCTTATGATTATTGCATGAATGTAACGGCAGAGAATATTACGAACTTTATTTCCAGCGAGGAAAAACAATCCGGCGAGGAATTCGCTATTCATGATTATATTAGCAACATTCGGACCAATATTGCTCAAATGAACAAAATGTACCCGGCTAACTACGATTACAACATTATCGGAGCTTCTTCGGCGGTACTGCCGATCGAGGAAATGACGACTTATTTGGCTTACCGGCTTTTCAACAAAATGGACAAAATGTTTGAGAAGGCGCCGAGTCAGGACGATGTAGAGAAATTTGCCCGCAAGCTTGGCATTGATCTCGAAACGATGATGAAAACCTTTGACTCACGCGTACCTGAACCGCTGCCAGGCTTCGAGAACAGTGAGCGACTCAGCTACAATAACGTGGTGAAAATGCAAGCCGTAAACATGGATACGGAGCTGGAGCAAAACTTTTTGGCTCGTGCACGCGAGGAATATATTAAGGCCAAAAAACAGCTGCCAGGCGAAATTGTTGGGCAATTTACCGATCAAATTCGTCGTACATTTCTCCATCCAGAGCAAGGGCCATTTTATGTATCCCGTCTCCTGCATACTGAGAAAGGCTTCTGCTTGCTGAAGATGCTGCTCTCTTATATTGAGACGCTACGTGAAGGGCTGTCACGACTCCCTAAAGAGATCGAAGCAGCTAGAGAGCAAGCCAATGAGCGTATGGGCGATGCGAAGAGTGCGTTCGTATCCAAGGATAAGAAGAAAAACAACTATATCGAAGCAAAAATAAATGAGTACTGGCTGCTTGCTGACGTTGAGCGAATTGAGCAATTGATCGAATTTTATGAGGATCTCCACCAGCTGCTTAACAACGAGAATAACCGCATTTATAACGTATTTACTGAAATTTTGAATGTGCTTAATTCGATCTTTGCCAAAAATGGTGAAATTCTAACAAGCGGCGAGGAACAAGCGGATCATAAAGGAAACAAAACATACTATTGGAATATCGTAGGCGTACCAGACATCTCCGACGTTATCAGCCGTTTAATGGATAAGAAGGACGGCGATGATCTGATCCGCGACTTTACGCAGGAGCTTCTAGACCATTCGAATCTTTGGGTAAAAGAGCAGGAAATTGATATCGTCAGCTCGATTTCAGAGTTTTTGACGAATAAATTCGGCGATCTGATTACGAAATCGATGGAAGAATTCCTAGTTATGAAATACGGGAACGATGAATCGATTGAGAAGTTTGTTGAGCGTCATATCGCTAGCAAGCTAGATGAGGAAGCTGTGCCTGTATTCCATCTCAGCAACAGCTCAGGCAATTTGCATGTCCCTTCATGGGGATTTGTGTCCGTGCCTGTGCAGGCGCCGAGCATATTGAGAGGGATTCGGAACTATCAAAATAACTCGATAGGCAAATCCCACTTTACGATAAAGGAAAGTGAAGTGAAAAACCGAATTTTCTGGCTGAATACGAGAAATGGTGTGCCTTTGTTTGTTTATACGCCGCTGAAGGTATATGAAGAAAGCTATGAACGCACGATTCTTGATAAGGAAGGCATCGGCCGTCATTTGGTGCAGACTGATCGTGTCAATTGGACCTATTTGCCTTCGCCGATTCCAGAGAAATCATGGGGCGACACGTACGTCAACCCACGTGTGAGAAGCTATAATGCGAGGGTTCGCGCTGAGTTTGTCAAAGCCGAGAGCTTCCGTATTATTGAAGAGAAGGGCATAGACAATAACACGAGCAGCCGTTACTCCGTTCGCTTCACGAAGCCGTTCCAATTATCGGATGCGTTAAAACCGTTCAATATGCAGCTTGATGGCGCGAAGCCGAATTTAGGTGAAGTAAAGCGAGCAGTAAATGAGCTGAAGCGCCTTTTATCCGAGGGGCTGGAGCTTGAATCGACAAAGGATATTTTCGGCAGCTTTACAGAGGAGCTTGCACAAGAAAATCTCATTCGTTCGCCGGAGCAGCTAAGACGGGTTCGTGAGGAATTGGCGAAGTATGAATCCATTTCTGTAAAATTAGTCGAGCTTGAGCAGCTGCTTATGCAGCATCAAGATGATGAGAAGTTGCTGGATCAGTTTATTGAGGCGCTATACACAGAGACCATTTGCAAGAAAGGTGCCCTGTATGTTTATGATCGCGAGCCAGAGGAAGATGCATGGCCGCCTTTCGCTAATTTAATGAAAAGCAGCAGCTATGTTGAGTTTGAGGTGTTTGAGAGCTTCCGACAGCTGGATGAGAAAAACCGCAGCGTTCTTAGACGCAAAGCAGAGCGCAGAGTAACGGAGCTGACTGCAACGGAGGATACTTCAAAGCTGTTAGCTAAGCTTGAGGAGCTGTTCGGTACATTTCTTGATGCACGTGAGCGTCTCGAATACGAGAAGGTTGAGCTGGCAAATGGAGAGGAAATGCACCGGTTCTACCGGGAAATGTCTACTAAACTTAACGAAATTCGTAGAAAGTTGAAATAATGATGAGAGAATTGTTGGATCTATATGCAAGCGACTATTCGGCTGCTGAGCAGAAGCTAAGCGGCCTTGAGGATGATCAAAGCAGCATTCACTATCCAACCGTATTTCTATACATCGGAGATGAGGCAGGACATGCGATTGAACCTATGATTCAATCCAATGAACTGAAATGGGACAACAATGCCGGCGTTATTTATTTCCATGTCTCGTCGAGTGAAGCAAATGCTGCCTCTGGAAGTGCAGGTTATAAATTATCGTCATACCATGGGGCAAATCTTAATCGATCTGTCCCGAAGGTGACGAGGGTAGCGCTTACGGATGTTGTAGATGGCAAAACGGATAATCGCACCAAACGCAAAGATATAGGCACCGCATTCCATAAGGAAGGGCGTCATCTAGCGGATCTCAACCGTGCGCTGCGTCAGGTTAGCGATACAATTGCTGATTACGGCCGATTGTACGCATCTTTCGATCGCCTTCATCTTGCTGTCATTACAAGGGTTGATGATCCATTAAACGTGCTTGTTCCAGAAATATCGCTGCTTGCTCAATCGATTTTTTTGCAGCTGTTCAAATCCGTTCAAATGGATTTGTACGCTTTAATTAATGAACGTGAGCAATCAGAGACGTTTGGTTTGGCAAGCGCAGCGGGTATCAGCTTCCTGCGCGAGCTGGATGGAATGCAGCGGCCAGATTATTCTTTTTCGGCGAGGCTTCAGGTGACGGGTGATGGATTATCTATTCCGGTCACCCACAAGGCATCGCCATTATTTGATCTTGTTTATGTATTATCTGATCGCAATGAGCGGGGAATTACAACGCTTAACGGGATGCAGGATAACTATGAAATCATTTGCAATATTCTGCTGTTGAAAAACAGGAGGAGAAAGGAAACACAGGTACAATCGAGTGACGTAAGCTACAACAACTCTTCTTTCAAAAACAGTCTTATGACGGAATCCGGAAGACAGGGGTTCGTATCAGCGGGGTTGTCCAAGGTGAAACGACCGAATCATTCGATTGCGTTAACCGTCCTTTATCATTTCTTTAAACAAATAAAAGAGCGGCTGGAAATTGCTGACCTGCAGGGCAGCAAGGAAAAGCTGTCCTTCTTTGGGCTGGATTCAGCTGCGATGGACACTAGAATGCTCGATCTCGTACCAAGCGAGGACAGTCTCATCGATATGTCTGGTCTTCTGACGAACAACATTCGTTATGATCAACTGCGGCGCATGTCGCTGCGCGAGGCAGAGGAAGCCTTGTTCGGGGATGGCTGCACCATCTTCTTCCGTAAGCATTTCACTAGTTCAGCTGAGGTGAACTTAGGTTATGTGAAGGCTTCAGATGAGCTGCGAGCCACTGTAAACCGTAATATGAAAGATCAGCCATTGTATAGCTTTTTCCAGGTCGCCAAGTGGACAGACGAGAAAAACGAGACAGACAGCGTCATGACAGCTGTTCGCGCTCGAATGCGCGATTTGGTCAGAGAGATTGATATCGCTCAGGATGAGCTGGGTCGAATCCGCGAACAACGTGTGGATGATTTGAAATTTCAGCGTCTTCCATTTATGGACAAGCAAAATGTTCGATCCTTTATACGCGCTTTTTTTGATGCGGTGTACCGGCTGGAATGGCAGCTTTTACGACTTGAGACTGAGCTTGCGTTGTACCGAAAATTTGCTGCTGAGCTGGAGCGTCTTCATGAGAAATACCGAATTCGCGTAGAACAGATGGCGCTGCTAGAGGAAACGCTAAATGCGGCGGCTCAGCACAGTATCCGTTCAGCGGATGATTATATCGGGCAGAACATCTTCGAGTATTATGAGCGAGTCACTGCAGCTGTCATGAAGGATATTGAAGAGAAACGCGGCGCATCCATATTTTTTGAGGAACCATTTCTCGGCAATATGACCGAGCTTCTGCAGCAGGGAGATTCCGCGTTTCTGGAGCGATTAATGGAGATTTGCCGAAAGTACATTTTGACAGCAGAGCCTTTTGCACAGACTTTCGAGGAGGAGCTGCTGCTGCGTGCCAATGTATCCGTTGCATACAGCAATCGTAAAGCTTTATCGAGGGACGAGCTGTTTCACCGATTATACCGGACACTGGAAGAGCATGCGGTCGTTCATATTCGTCTTCTCGACTATACACATGAGCATCGTTATGAGGAAAAGTATCTGTTCGGAGATCGCGAGAGTGAATTTATCCGATATGCACTTGGCGTTGACGAATCTTCACGCATTTACAAGCTGGGGTGTGTACATGAGAAGCGCAGCAGCGGTGTAGAAAAGTTGAATATTATGGGCGGCTTTCATTTAGAAGATTTGATGTATTATCGAAACGGCAAAGTGTATTATGAGACCTATTTGCAAAATGGGTACGAATTTCACACGCTTGATCCTGCTCTGCTGCCTGATCTTCGCTGACCGATATACATCAACAATGCTGCGGTCCACTAGCAAGTAGAAAGGGTGCTGTTATTATGCAACGAAAAATAAATGGGCTTCTCTTACTGTTCAGCTTGATAGGAGGCGCAGTAGGATTCGTCATCGGGGAAATCATACTGGGGGCGCTGTCAGAAATCTGGCCGCGCTTTGCCGTCGTTGGGCTATACTTTGGCGTTCTTGCTTTATGCATTGGACTGGCCTGCCTGATTGCTGAAATGATTTCTCCTCGTTTGAACGGAACTTCGTGGCGTCAGCGTTATACCGGATTATCGTGGCAGCTGCTCGTACCAGCAACGTTAGTTCTGCTGTTTGCAGTCGGCGGATTGCTGCAATTTATTTACGGCGCACATTTTGGCGGTGCGAAGCAGGTAAAGGATATTGTGCTTGTTATCGATAATTCAGGAAGCATGCTGGAGACCGATCCTGATAACGAGCGTTATTCGGCTGCGAAGCAATTGATTCAAAACATGGAAAGCGATAAGCGTGTGGCGGTGGTTGCATTTCACAATACCGCACAATTGATTCAGCCGTTTGTTAAAGTAAGCACACAGGAAGAGAAAGATAAAGTAAATGCCGCAATCGACTCACTTGAGCCGACGGATGGCGGTACAAACTTTAGTCTAGCGCTTGGCGAAGCAATGAAGACGATTAAGGATAAGGAAAAGGCTGGGCGCGGGACAATGGTTATTCTGTTGTCGGACGGTTTCAGCGAATCCGATATCAATAAGCAAATTGCACAGTTCCAAGAGCAGCAAATTGTCATTAATACGGTAGGCCTTAGCGTTGCAGATTCCAAAGGCTCTGCCTTGCTGCAGCAAATAGCTGATTCCACCAATGGAAGCTATTACGATGTGTCGGAAGCGAACGGGCTGGCGCTCGTATTCCAAAATATTTACAATACAATCGATAATCGGACGCTTCTAACTGAAAGAACGGGATCGCTTGCGGACAGCACGCTGTATACACTGCTTCGTATTTTATCCTTAGCCATTATCGGTGCAGCTTTAGGAATGTCGCTAGGATTGTTTTTCGACAATCGGTTTTTGGCATTAAGCTTTGGGGCGGGCGGTATTGTAGGCGGTTTGCTGGCTGGCTTCATTTTGGACTCCGGTTTGTCCGGGGATATGCTCTCTGACGGTTTATCACGTCTATTCGCTGTTCTTGTACTGGCAGCCATTATTAGCATTTTCACACTTGTTGTTCCGATAAGGGATAATAACAGTACAAACCGTTATGATGGCGGCAGAAAAAACAGCAATAGAGATCAGTCCACAAAGGCGTTAGGCGAACGGACGAAGGACAGCCGCAGTCATGGATTTTAAACGATGCGGGAGGCGGATATAAAATGCGGTTTATCGATGCAGAGGATGGTTCTCCGATTATCAGCGGTTTAACTCGCGTGTTGGAGGAGGACCGCTGCACGCTGCGCTGGATTTGGCCGGGCGGTATAGAAGCGGTTTACATTGGGAAAACACCGGCTGAGCAGGCGGCGGAAAGCCCTGTGGATATAGGAACTGTCAAGTTATACACGAAGGCAGAATATAAAGCGAATAATGGCTATCATAGCCGATTAGAGGGCATCGGACGTTTGGTCTTTACGGTATATGCCGCACTGGAAGGGAGTGGCGGTCCGCAGCTCATCCTTCAGCCCAATCATGAGAACAGCATAGAAATAAGTGCTGGCCGAGCTAAGATTCATTATTCGATTACAAATAAGAGCGGTTTGTTCAGAAAGTTCAAAACGATTCAAATTCAAGTTTCAACAGAGGTACCGATTGGGAAAGACGTACTTTGTTATGTGAAAAAGCAGGGCAGCTATCCCGCGAATAAAGAAGACGGCATGCTGTATCCGTTCGTTGCGCCTTTCGCAGCTGGAAAAACCGTTTTGCCTGCCATTGAGGTTGGCAAACAGGATTTTATACGATTGTTTTTCACTGATGGCCGAACGTCTGGACAGATGTACGAATTGATTTCAGTATAAAGGAGGAAGATCGCATGGGTATTTTCGATCTTTTCAAGAAAAAGCCGGAAGCAAAGCAAAGGCCTTTGTTTTATGATATTGTTTGCCCCTATTGTTTTAGTAAATTTACACCGGATGAGGTTGTATTCCGCGCTTCACATTCCCGTGAGGATGATGAGGATTATGCGCTTGGAGAAGATGATGAGCTGAATAAGTATCGTGAGCGTTTTGGCCTTGATTCTGTACATGATATGGAAGCGGTTCTCTATCCAAACGACGTGCCTGAAGAGCATCGGATTTACTCAGACCATGTATTAATTGGAATTAATGACCGCTATGGCGAGCTGACACGCAGAAGACTTTGTCCAAAATGCCACAACGAAATTCCAGTAACGGCAGGCAAGGTGCCGAGCAATATTATTTCTATCATTGGCGCTTCACAAGTAGGCAAGTCGGTGTATATGACCGCGTTGATACATACGCTGCAGAACACGACAGCGGATCATTTTAATGCAGCCTGCATGCCGCTTAACGCTGAAATTAGCCGGAAATTCCGAACCTATTACGAGGAGCCGCTGTTTGAGCGCGGCGATCTGCTTGCGTCTACCCAAAAGGAAAAGATGCAGGAGCCTTTTATTTTTCAATTTGTTTTTAAAGATGAATCGAAGCCACCGCTCACTCTCGTATTTTTTGATGTCGCTGGCGAGGGCATGGTAGAGCAGGATTATCTTGGTTTGCATGGTCAGCATATCAAAAATTCAGCAGGCATTTTGCTGATGGTAGATCCGCTGCAAATTCGCTCCATTCGCGAGAAAATTAGAATGAATCTGGGCGATAAGCCCGGTGAATGGGTTTCCCAATACGACGAGCCGCGCGACGTTGTTCTGACGATGTTTGGCGACTTTATTGCTTATCAGGAAAACAACAAAACGGATATTCCGACCGCTGTCGTTTTAACGAAGAGCGATATGCTTCATTCCCTAAAGGATGAAGATGGTGAATATATTAAATCGAACAGCAATATTTTCAACAACATGGTGCATCGCAATTATTTTAACCTGACTGAGTTTGAGAATATTGATGGAGAAATCCGCCGTTTCATCGAGAAGGTTGATCGTCCCTTTAAAGGTACGATGGATGTTTATTTTAAGGATACGGCTTATTATGCGGTTTCCGCACTCGGCAGCAATCCCGTCGATCAGAAGCTGCAAACCGTCGTCAGTCCCATTCGGGTAGACGAGCCCTTCATTTGGCTGCTTTATAAGCTGAACTTCATTGAGGGGAGAAGAGAATAGTGCGCGATTCTACGCCCAGCAGGATGATTCAGCAGCAGATGTATGCACGGGAAAGACGCGGCATTTTCAGATCCACGGAAGGTTATGACACGATCGCCAAATCAAGCGGTTTGGAAGCATCATTTGTCAAAAAAGTGCTTCATCCGTTTTGTGTTTATGATGCCCCGACTGAGCTGGCTACCCGCGGTGAGAAGGACGGTTCCGCGTATCCAGAGACGATGCACCTACTTCATTTGGATAATGGCGATGTGCTGCTTGGCAGAAGCGTTTATCAGGCAGCCGACTTCACAGGTCTGCGCAGCGCGTTTTTTACGCATAACTTTATTATTCCAAGCGGTCATAGCAGCAAGCCTGCAAGTGATTATATGAACTGGCTGCAAGCCGCTTTCGCAGATCAATATAATATTGACAGCGGTACGGAAATAGCAGAGCTGCTAGAGCTTCCGATTCAGAGTGCAGCAGCGATTAAGCCGTCTGCTCGTTCGATCCTTTCTTTGCTGAACATTTCAGAAAAATCGTTTAAACAGCTGCTCTTTGCGGTAATGGCAGCAGTCGGAGGTAAGAAAAAGATCTATGTTTCGCTTGATGTACCAATCAAACAGCTGCCGGACAAGGCAAAACAGCTGCTTGGTGTGCTATATGCGAGTTTACCCTACGCCTTCCGCAAGCAGCTTGGTTTCATCACCTATGCGAAAGAACCGGTAAGCCGCAAATCGGTTCATCTTACGTTCGTAGAGCAAGGAAGCCTCCGCCATGGGGATCGCAGCATCGAGAAGGATTTTACGTTTGATTTCGGCAACGACCGAATGATGAATGTTGATCTGGACGGTATAGATCAGCCATTTTTGGATTTTGCATGGGATAACTTGGATCGTCCTGACCGTACGGATAGCTTCTTTCAATTCGCTGAGCTGATGCTGGCAGACATGGGGGAGGAGCGCGAACTCGCAGCAGCCAGTTATCATGAGCTATGCGTCGTTTACCAAATCGAGGAAGGCAACGAAAAGTTATATGAATCGCATAAAAGCGCGGTAATGCGGAGCTTGATGGATTATTTGCAGCCATCCGGCGCATTGGATGCCAAGATGCGCTTGAATGATTTATTTCTTTCTCGATTTGATTATGAGTTTGACCGCGCTAGGCAAGGAGTAGTGCCGGAAACCTTCATTGTAGATGTGTTTACACAATACTATCAAATTGAAGGTAAACATATCGAAAATAAGCTGGTTTCCTTTTTCATTTTGGCATTGCTAAATGCAAGAAAACAGAGTGAGCAAGACGCGGCGGCTTCCTTCTATGCGGCAGTTGAAAGCAATCCTGCTTTTAGCATAGCTTTTTTCACAAGAGTCTTAGTAGATGCGAAGCTAAGTGCAAACTTATTTATTCCATTCCTTGAGCAAAAGCTTAAAGCAGCTGCAGGAGCCAAAAGTGTTCTGCAGCTCATTGAGCAGTGGGGCAATGCTCATCCTAAGCTGTACGGTGATGAAGACTTTTTTGTGCTGGTCCGCCAGCAGCTCATCGAGAAGCTGAAACGGGAGCGCCACTCGCTGCCAGCGACGAGCAAAGCGCTTGAGCAATTGCGCAGCTTAGCAAGTGAAGGCAAGTTTGGCGTGCGAAAACAGCTGCCATCTCATGATGCGGTAGAGTTTTATACGGAGCTCGAGCTTGCAGCTTATCGAGCAATGTTAATTGAACTTGATATGGAAAGATTGACGAAGGATCAGCTCATGCTGGGCGAGTTTCTCAAATCGAAGGAGCAGCTGAAAAAATGGAATGGACAGCTGAACGATCCGAGGCAGAAATCAGCAGCGCTTGAGCTGCAGGCGCTTTACGAATGCTTCGCATTCCCGGAGCCAACGGTAGATTTATTCGATAATCTATCCCCAGCAGAGATCGACCGGGTGCAGCTCGTTGGTCGCCGATTGCTTGCCAATCAGCTGGAGTTAGCCGAATTTCCGCGTCTCGTGCTATTGTTTCTTCGCAGTTCGGATATGGAATCAGTGGATTATGCCACGCTCCTCAACTATTTGCAGCAAAACGCGTCTCAAAAAGATACGGTATATCTATTTTTCCGATGGGCAGAAAAACATCCTAGTTTCATGCGCTCAAGAGGTTTTGTTCCTGCCTATGTAACTGCAGTAGTCAGCTATTTCACAAAACATGACCGGGATGCATTTAAGAAACGAGCCAATTGGAAGCAGCATTTTGACAAAGCGGGTCCTATTCTTAAAGGTGTATATAAACAGGCGGAGCGCGAGCTATCCTCACCGCTGACTAAATTTTTTCGCAGGAATCGTAAATCGACGTTTATAACATCGTTATCGGCTATAGGTATTGTACTAATCGTAGCCGGCATTATGTTTGCCTTCGGCGGCAAGGATGATGTGAAGCCTGGTGGTGCTGTTTTGCCTGAAACGACTCCTGAACCGAGCATCAGCCAGCCGGATACAATCGTATACGTGGAGCAAAATGCTGCATCAGAGGGGAAGAAGGCTGCGACCACCCTCGTCTTCGCATTTAAGGAAGCAGCAGCTTGCGGACTGTTTAAGCCTAGCTCATTGACGGTAGAAACGCCGGATGCAGAAGCTGTTGCGTACACCACACTTGAAGTTGAATCTGATTGCAAAGCGGATACAGGGAATAGCAGCACGGAAGGGAATCAAGTTGAAAGCTCATCACAGCCGACGGAAACAACGGATTCGACTGCCAAAGAATCCGATAAGCCGACGCCAACGCCGGCTGAAACTGATTCACTGCCGACAGCTACCGATTCTCAGACGGAGCAACCGAGCAATACTGCAATAAATGAAGCAGACTATACGAACC from Paenibacillus sp. FSL K6-3182 carries:
- a CDS encoding transcription initiation factor TFIID, with product MRELLDLYASDYSAAEQKLSGLEDDQSSIHYPTVFLYIGDEAGHAIEPMIQSNELKWDNNAGVIYFHVSSSEANAASGSAGYKLSSYHGANLNRSVPKVTRVALTDVVDGKTDNRTKRKDIGTAFHKEGRHLADLNRALRQVSDTIADYGRLYASFDRLHLAVITRVDDPLNVLVPEISLLAQSIFLQLFKSVQMDLYALINEREQSETFGLASAAGISFLRELDGMQRPDYSFSARLQVTGDGLSIPVTHKASPLFDLVYVLSDRNERGITTLNGMQDNYEIICNILLLKNRRRKETQVQSSDVSYNNSSFKNSLMTESGRQGFVSAGLSKVKRPNHSIALTVLYHFFKQIKERLEIADLQGSKEKLSFFGLDSAAMDTRMLDLVPSEDSLIDMSGLLTNNIRYDQLRRMSLREAEEALFGDGCTIFFRKHFTSSAEVNLGYVKASDELRATVNRNMKDQPLYSFFQVAKWTDEKNETDSVMTAVRARMRDLVREIDIAQDELGRIREQRVDDLKFQRLPFMDKQNVRSFIRAFFDAVYRLEWQLLRLETELALYRKFAAELERLHEKYRIRVEQMALLEETLNAAAQHSIRSADDYIGQNIFEYYERVTAAVMKDIEEKRGASIFFEEPFLGNMTELLQQGDSAFLERLMEICRKYILTAEPFAQTFEEELLLRANVSVAYSNRKALSRDELFHRLYRTLEEHAVVHIRLLDYTHEHRYEEKYLFGDRESEFIRYALGVDESSRIYKLGCVHEKRSSGVEKLNIMGGFHLEDLMYYRNGKVYYETYLQNGYEFHTLDPALLPDLR
- a CDS encoding vWA domain-containing protein: MNRLKRLSCQLIMVSAILLLPFSSLQTVHAAQGDSQIDAVLVLDVSNSMSTSDPGKIGNEAMKMFIDMLPTQGDRVGIVAYTDEIQREKALLEIQSAADKDKLKGFIDQLNRGAYTDVSVGVKEAVQILEDGADQDHEPMIILLADGNNDFNKASGRTQAQSDADMDKALKEANDKGVPIYTIGLNANGKLNESALAKLSEITGGKSFATDSADDLPRILSEIFASHLELNVVPVDSLTANGSYQDVKISVPNSNVLEANISIMSSKPVEAKLVDPSGNAIPIPSNGVLLSSSKSYSLLKLLKPSEGDWKLQIKGVNRDKIDINLIFNYDLSLAMDPLAKATYSKGDKVTINSYLVSGGKKLEDTSQYSNMSAVLLVKDLDTGKTEEIPMENAGDHFAGSYKIPEKHDYEIIVKAKEKSFFRETDAVKISAKAGTTGQTPKPEADKEEKPFPVVPVVIGVIGLAALLAAAYFILRVLKQANRGFVGQLVIEIRDENTGDKTSPQYKKLTAFKGKLQLHQLLQLAPELKETDKVIFKPGSNDRIVLQNGSSCTIEKSGRAVDATRALEMKSGDRITVSLKQIDKTIFIEYLV
- a CDS encoding tubulin-like doman-containing protein, with protein sequence MKPIVREHIQQLDVSLGGGIVSEKIRVDTIDNPILIIGLGGTGIDALLRLKYQINRRFKLPEDPVSKRKREKPDNVEFLAFETNEQDRNKKYKGIGLDPINEFVLLSNAEVGGLLQNRSILEPYITDWLSPELSITDGMNGAAGVRQAGRLLLFTKINQVVQSIDKKIKTLSVGTNKKLMVFLLTGLSGGTGSGCFLDISYIVRGIIERDHGSAGIDRVNTLGYLFTPDINLASKSLSDHTREYIKKNGYAALKELDYWMNVDSRGERFTQQYGNILNVNSPLPPFNLCHLISATNAEGKLLENAYDYCMNVTAENITNFISSEEKQSGEEFAIHDYISNIRTNIAQMNKMYPANYDYNIIGASSAVLPIEEMTTYLAYRLFNKMDKMFEKAPSQDDVEKFARKLGIDLETMMKTFDSRVPEPLPGFENSERLSYNNVVKMQAVNMDTELEQNFLARAREEYIKAKKQLPGEIVGQFTDQIRRTFLHPEQGPFYVSRLLHTEKGFCLLKMLLSYIETLREGLSRLPKEIEAAREQANERMGDAKSAFVSKDKKKNNYIEAKINEYWLLADVERIEQLIEFYEDLHQLLNNENNRIYNVFTEILNVLNSIFAKNGEILTSGEEQADHKGNKTYYWNIVGVPDISDVISRLMDKKDGDDLIRDFTQELLDHSNLWVKEQEIDIVSSISEFLTNKFGDLITKSMEEFLVMKYGNDESIEKFVERHIASKLDEEAVPVFHLSNSSGNLHVPSWGFVSVPVQAPSILRGIRNYQNNSIGKSHFTIKESEVKNRIFWLNTRNGVPLFVYTPLKVYEESYERTILDKEGIGRHLVQTDRVNWTYLPSPIPEKSWGDTYVNPRVRSYNARVRAEFVKAESFRIIEEKGIDNNTSSRYSVRFTKPFQLSDALKPFNMQLDGAKPNLGEVKRAVNELKRLLSEGLELESTKDIFGSFTEELAQENLIRSPEQLRRVREELAKYESISVKLVELEQLLMQHQDDEKLLDQFIEALYTETICKKGALYVYDREPEEDAWPPFANLMKSSSYVEFEVFESFRQLDEKNRSVLRRKAERRVTELTATEDTSKLLAKLEELFGTFLDARERLEYEKVELANGEEMHRFYREMSTKLNEIRRKLK